A genomic window from Micromonospora sp. WMMA1947 includes:
- a CDS encoding ATP-binding protein produces the protein MTDDQLDGPGEGVGRVLGTADATPLTFWTAVAPGSYLQLDDVVVTRRDLPDREPVTIAGVVTQVRARHEGAQFDSDVFAIADGTLPAQVQEAAEVTTTRVDPEFYVPPTPGAVVHRAEGDARARALHFDRMERRIPMGMGRDGVPVYLNADFLDGTRGAHVSISGISGVATKTSFATFLLYSVFRSGVLGGDAVNAKALIFNVKGEDLLFLDHPNSRLDDPTRAAYAKLGLDAGAFPDVRVYAPPRVGDSSGTPDVSSRLTGVDSFYWTLSEFCADRLLPYVFADADDERQQYTMVVHSVAAHLARYAQPADGGVSIDGVRLGSYADLVDHVVEQLNDDETRGEWAGSAVGLGTVNAFARRLIGSKKDLGRLIRGDLAARRPHSINTAESAQVTVVDLHNLPDRAQRFVVGVTLKSEFERKEKAGTAKPLLFVVLDELNKYAPREGSSPIKEVLLDIAERGRSLGVILVGAQQTASEVERRIVTNSAIRVVGRLDPAEASRPEYGFLPPAQRQRALLAKPGTMFVNQPDIPVPLCLEFPFPAWATRVSEAGRAPSETLRSITQAADPFAVVGSGSSDDDIPF, from the coding sequence ATGACCGACGATCAGCTCGACGGGCCCGGCGAGGGTGTGGGCCGGGTGCTCGGCACCGCCGACGCCACCCCGCTCACCTTCTGGACGGCTGTGGCGCCGGGCAGCTACCTGCAACTCGACGACGTGGTGGTGACCCGCCGCGACCTGCCCGACCGTGAGCCCGTGACGATCGCCGGGGTGGTGACCCAGGTGCGCGCCCGGCACGAGGGGGCGCAGTTCGACTCCGACGTCTTCGCCATCGCCGACGGCACGCTGCCGGCGCAGGTGCAGGAGGCCGCCGAGGTCACCACCACGCGGGTCGACCCGGAGTTCTACGTGCCGCCGACGCCGGGCGCGGTGGTGCACCGGGCCGAGGGTGACGCGCGGGCGCGGGCGCTGCACTTCGACCGGATGGAGCGGCGGATCCCGATGGGGATGGGCCGCGACGGGGTGCCGGTCTACCTCAACGCCGACTTCCTCGACGGTACCCGGGGCGCGCACGTGTCGATCTCCGGCATCTCCGGTGTCGCCACCAAGACGAGCTTCGCCACGTTCCTGCTCTACTCGGTGTTCCGCTCCGGCGTGCTGGGCGGCGACGCGGTGAACGCGAAGGCGCTGATCTTCAACGTCAAGGGCGAGGATCTGCTGTTCCTCGACCACCCGAACAGCCGGCTCGACGACCCGACCCGGGCGGCGTACGCGAAGCTGGGCCTTGATGCGGGCGCGTTCCCGGACGTGCGGGTGTACGCCCCGCCGCGGGTCGGCGACTCCTCCGGCACGCCCGATGTGAGCAGCCGGCTCACCGGCGTGGACAGCTTCTACTGGACGCTGTCCGAGTTCTGCGCCGACCGGCTCCTGCCGTACGTGTTCGCCGACGCCGACGACGAGCGCCAGCAGTACACGATGGTGGTCCACTCGGTGGCCGCGCACCTGGCCCGCTACGCCCAGCCCGCCGACGGCGGGGTGAGCATCGACGGGGTACGGCTCGGCTCGTACGCCGATCTGGTCGACCACGTCGTCGAGCAGCTCAACGACGACGAGACGCGCGGCGAGTGGGCGGGCAGCGCGGTCGGGCTGGGCACCGTGAACGCGTTCGCCCGCCGGTTGATCGGCAGCAAGAAGGATCTGGGCCGGCTGATCCGGGGCGACCTGGCGGCCCGGCGCCCGCACTCGATCAACACGGCGGAGAGCGCCCAGGTGACTGTGGTCGACCTGCACAACCTGCCGGATCGCGCGCAGCGGTTCGTGGTCGGTGTGACGCTCAAGAGCGAGTTCGAGCGCAAGGAGAAGGCGGGCACCGCCAAGCCGCTGCTGTTCGTCGTGCTCGACGAGCTGAACAAGTACGCGCCGCGGGAGGGCTCGTCGCCGATCAAGGAGGTGCTGCTCGACATCGCCGAGCGGGGCCGCTCACTGGGTGTGATCCTGGTCGGCGCGCAGCAGACCGCGAGCGAGGTGGAGCGGCGGATCGTCACCAACTCGGCGATCCGGGTGGTGGGCCGGCTCGACCCGGCCGAGGCGTCCCGCCCGGAGTACGGCTTCCTGCCGCCCGCGCAGCGGCAGCGGGCGCTGCTGGCCAAGCCGGGCACGATGTTCGTCAACCAGCCGGACATCCCGGTGCCGCTCTGCCTGGAGTTCCCATTCCCGGCGTGGGCGACCCGGGTCTCGGAGGCGGGCCGCGCGCCCTCGGAGACGCTACGGTCGATCACCCAGGCCGCCGATCCGTTCGCGGTGGTCGGCTCCGGCTCCTCCGACGACGACATCCCGTTCTAG